One window from the genome of Pedococcus badiiscoriae encodes:
- a CDS encoding N,N-dimethylformamidase beta subunit family domain-containing protein — translation MPLHRLRAVLAMTVLLPLAACTLGSGATLPTSGSATLAAHPSSVVNEPQATAAGALPPELPGVVAPRCVNATPGWFERELASPGQRVQLPRGRSAVQADEPAVQGYLDRTYAACGEHLGVHLAATTPTRVVVEAIRVGDYHGFRGRLVWRSAPVAVGRHPHLPMPAHVTQDNAWPTTLDVMPTATWSPGLYVIRFHDLDKGAADTYQPLYVLTSGQHAAYLAIGSDLTQLAYNQAGGRSLYFGDGSTKESQRLHRAYVASTHRALLTTGGGALFAMDVPLAVLLARHHITADWTSDMSLDADPTQLNGYATAILPGHSEYWTRRNYDTLSIAVGHGTNLAVLGANEIYWQPRLQRDSLGNVTSMTVYRLKALDPTTVQTDKTTEWRDAPLSRDPASLTGLGMSGVGIQGDGVVQSTPAWLFKGTGLKVGSVLPRLYGNEGDGPLDPHAPPNTQILLRSNAQLPNHKTVVVATAYYSAPSGAGVFNAGTTEWVCGITDLCTEPPRSTQVRRAADQITANLLAAFARPRAGLRYPSKAGA, via the coding sequence ATGCCGCTCCACCGCCTTCGGGCCGTCTTGGCCATGACGGTCCTGCTCCCCCTGGCCGCTTGTACCCTCGGCTCAGGCGCGACCCTGCCCACCTCGGGCAGTGCCACCCTTGCGGCGCACCCGAGCAGCGTGGTCAACGAGCCACAGGCCACGGCAGCAGGAGCCCTCCCGCCGGAGCTGCCCGGGGTCGTGGCACCTCGATGTGTCAACGCCACGCCAGGGTGGTTCGAGCGCGAGCTCGCGAGCCCCGGCCAGCGGGTCCAGCTTCCGCGTGGGCGGAGCGCGGTGCAGGCCGATGAACCCGCCGTGCAGGGTTACCTCGACCGGACGTATGCCGCGTGTGGAGAACACCTCGGCGTGCACCTGGCGGCGACGACACCGACCCGCGTGGTCGTCGAGGCGATCCGGGTGGGCGACTACCACGGGTTCAGGGGACGACTCGTCTGGCGGTCAGCCCCCGTTGCCGTGGGGCGCCACCCACACCTGCCCATGCCTGCGCACGTGACGCAGGACAACGCCTGGCCGACGACCCTCGACGTCATGCCCACCGCGACGTGGTCGCCGGGGCTCTACGTGATCCGCTTCCACGACCTCGACAAGGGGGCGGCTGACACGTACCAGCCGCTGTACGTGCTCACCAGCGGGCAGCACGCGGCATACCTGGCCATCGGCTCGGACCTCACCCAGCTGGCCTACAACCAGGCCGGCGGACGGAGCCTCTACTTCGGCGATGGTTCCACGAAGGAAAGCCAGCGACTGCACCGCGCCTACGTGGCCTCGACGCACCGTGCCCTGCTGACGACGGGGGGCGGCGCGCTGTTCGCCATGGACGTGCCCCTGGCAGTCCTGCTCGCGCGCCACCACATCACCGCTGACTGGACCTCGGACATGTCCCTCGATGCCGACCCCACCCAGCTCAACGGCTACGCGACGGCCATCCTCCCGGGTCACAGCGAGTACTGGACCCGGCGCAACTACGACACCCTGAGCATCGCCGTGGGCCACGGAACCAACCTGGCGGTCCTCGGTGCGAACGAGATCTACTGGCAGCCGAGGCTGCAGAGAGACTCCCTGGGCAACGTCACGTCGATGACGGTCTACCGCCTGAAGGCCCTCGACCCGACCACCGTGCAGACCGACAAGACGACTGAGTGGCGGGATGCGCCGCTGAGTCGCGATCCCGCGTCACTTACCGGCCTCGGCATGTCCGGAGTCGGCATCCAGGGCGACGGCGTGGTCCAGTCCACTCCAGCCTGGTTGTTCAAGGGCACCGGCCTGAAGGTCGGCTCGGTGCTCCCGCGGCTCTACGGCAACGAGGGCGACGGCCCGCTGGATCCCCATGCCCCGCCCAACACCCAGATCCTCCTGCGTTCCAATGCGCAGCTGCCGAACCACAAGACCGTCGTCGTGGCGACCGCGTACTACTCCGCTCCGAGCGGGGCCGGCGTGTTCAACGCCGGCACGACCGAGTGGGTGTGCGGGATCACCGACCTCTGTACCGAGCCCCCGCGGTCGACACAGGTGCGACGTGCTGCCGACCAGATCACCGCCAACCTCCTCGCGGCGTTCGCGAGACCCCGTGCGGGACTGCGCTACCCGTCGAAGGCCGGCGCCTGA
- the rpsA gene encoding 30S ribosomal protein S1, with translation MTASTVEKTAPQVAINDIGTEEDLLAAIDATIKDFNDGDIVEGVIVKVDRDEVLLDIGYKTEGVIPSRELSIKHDVDPSEVVKVGDEVEALVLQKEDKEGRLILSKKRAQYERAWGTIEKIKEEDGVVTGTVIEVVKGGLILDIGLRGFLPASLVEMRRVRDLQPYVGKEIEAKIIELDKNRNNVVLSRRAWLEQTQSEVRTTFLKELQKGQVRSGVVSSIVNFGAFVDLGGVDGLVHVSELSWKHIDHPSEVVEVGQEVTVEVLDVDMDRERVSLSLKATQEDPWQHFARTHAIGQVVPGKVTKLVPFGAFVRVDDGIEGLVHISELAERHVELPEQVVTVGSDIFVKVIDIDLERRRISLSLKQANDDSAPVAEFDPTLYGMAAEYDEAGNYKYPEGFDPETNEWLEGFDTQREKWEKQYAEAHTRWEAHKTQVEEATKADAEAAANAGAATSYSSDSGSSSSSDSDSGSSSSRPAAPESEGTLASDEALAALREKLTGN, from the coding sequence ATGACTGCCAGCACGGTCGAAAAGACCGCCCCTCAGGTTGCCATCAACGACATCGGCACCGAGGAAGACCTGCTCGCCGCGATCGACGCGACGATCAAGGATTTCAATGACGGAGACATCGTCGAGGGTGTCATCGTCAAGGTCGACCGGGACGAGGTCCTGCTCGACATCGGCTACAAGACCGAGGGTGTCATCCCCTCCCGCGAGCTCTCGATCAAGCACGACGTCGACCCCTCTGAGGTCGTCAAGGTCGGCGACGAGGTCGAGGCCCTGGTCCTCCAGAAGGAGGACAAGGAAGGTCGTCTGATCCTGTCCAAGAAGCGTGCGCAGTACGAGCGCGCCTGGGGCACGATCGAGAAGATCAAGGAAGAGGATGGCGTCGTCACCGGCACCGTCATCGAGGTCGTCAAGGGTGGACTCATCCTCGACATCGGCCTGCGCGGCTTCCTCCCCGCATCGCTCGTGGAGATGCGTCGCGTCCGCGACCTCCAGCCCTACGTGGGCAAGGAGATCGAGGCCAAGATCATCGAGCTCGACAAGAACCGCAACAACGTGGTCCTGTCGCGCCGTGCCTGGCTCGAGCAGACGCAGTCCGAGGTGCGCACCACGTTCCTCAAGGAGCTCCAGAAGGGGCAGGTCCGCTCCGGCGTCGTGTCCTCCATCGTCAACTTCGGTGCCTTCGTGGACCTCGGCGGCGTCGACGGTCTCGTCCACGTGTCCGAGCTGTCCTGGAAGCACATCGACCACCCGTCCGAGGTTGTCGAGGTCGGCCAGGAGGTCACCGTCGAGGTTCTCGACGTCGACATGGACCGCGAGCGTGTCTCCCTGTCGCTCAAGGCGACGCAGGAAGACCCGTGGCAGCACTTCGCCCGCACCCACGCGATCGGTCAGGTCGTGCCGGGCAAGGTCACCAAGCTGGTTCCGTTCGGTGCGTTCGTCCGCGTGGACGACGGCATCGAGGGCCTGGTCCACATCTCCGAGCTGGCCGAGCGCCACGTGGAGCTGCCGGAGCAGGTCGTCACGGTCGGTTCCGACATCTTCGTCAAGGTCATCGACATCGACCTCGAGCGTCGCCGGATCTCGCTGAGCCTCAAGCAGGCCAACGACGACAGCGCGCCCGTCGCCGAGTTCGACCCGACGCTCTACGGCATGGCCGCGGAGTACGACGAGGCCGGCAACTACAAGTACCCGGAGGGCTTCGACCCGGAGACCAACGAGTGGCTCGAGGGCTTCGACACCCAGCGTGAGAAGTGGGAGAAGCAGTACGCCGAGGCCCACACCCGCTGGGAGGCCCACAAGACCCAGGTCGAGGAGGCCACCAAGGCCGACGCCGAGGCAGCCGCCAACGCTGGTGCCGCGACGTCCTACTCGTCCGACTCGGGTTCGTCCTCGTCGTCCGACAGCGACTCGGGCAGCAGCAGCAGCCGCCCGGCCGCCCCGGAGTCCGAGGGCACGCTGGCCTCGGACGAGGCCCTCGCCGCACTGCGCGAGAAGCTCACCGGCAACTGA
- a CDS encoding MmcQ/YjbR family DNA-binding protein, producing the protein MTGDELRRHCLAKPGAWADQPWEGDFVAKVGDKIFAFMGSESVGLKCGPSRAEADEWILQYPDDASVMAYIGRSGWNTLRLDGAIPDDELREAVDASYDTIVAKLPKSRRPAPA; encoded by the coding sequence GTGACGGGTGACGAGCTCCGGCGGCACTGCCTGGCCAAGCCCGGAGCCTGGGCCGACCAGCCATGGGAGGGTGACTTCGTCGCCAAGGTGGGCGACAAGATCTTCGCCTTCATGGGCAGCGAGTCGGTCGGGCTCAAGTGCGGCCCGAGCCGGGCCGAGGCCGACGAGTGGATCCTGCAGTACCCCGACGACGCGTCCGTCATGGCCTACATCGGCAGGTCCGGGTGGAACACCCTGCGCCTGGATGGGGCGATCCCCGACGACGAGCTCCGCGAGGCGGTCGACGCCTCCTACGACACGATCGTCGCCAAGCTGCCGAAGTCTCGGCGACCGGCGCCGGCCTGA
- a CDS encoding sensor histidine kinase, with protein MAAILEERQRPVAGGEIDTVRALLHDLRQPLAAILLLAGTEGGDVGRKMDGIAGQARWLAELVESSLSEAAADDVTSTDVVAVATRAVARARATANCEITIDSVGALDAWARPVALSRALACVLDNAVRAAGDGGHVHVDAYADHKGAHLLVTDDGPGLGKVTARTSLGLTTTRAMVAACHGSFTLHPAHGGGTVGEICLAQVELGLVAS; from the coding sequence ATGGCTGCAATTCTTGAAGAACGCCAGCGCCCAGTCGCTGGCGGCGAGATCGACACCGTACGAGCGCTGCTGCACGACCTGCGACAGCCGCTGGCGGCGATCCTGCTGCTCGCCGGCACCGAGGGCGGTGACGTCGGTCGCAAGATGGACGGTATCGCGGGACAGGCGCGTTGGCTCGCCGAACTGGTCGAGTCGAGCCTCAGCGAGGCTGCGGCCGACGACGTCACCTCCACGGACGTGGTGGCAGTGGCGACCCGCGCGGTGGCTCGCGCACGTGCCACGGCGAACTGTGAGATCACGATCGACTCGGTCGGGGCGCTGGATGCCTGGGCCCGACCGGTGGCCTTGAGCCGCGCCTTGGCGTGCGTGCTCGACAACGCCGTCCGTGCGGCCGGCGACGGCGGACACGTGCACGTCGACGCCTATGCCGACCACAAGGGCGCCCACCTCCTGGTCACCGACGACGGACCGGGCCTGGGCAAGGTCACCGCGCGGACGTCGCTGGGCCTGACCACCACCCGGGCCATGGTGGCTGCCTGCCACGGCTCGTTCACCCTGCACCCGGCCCATGGCGGTGGCACCGTCGGTGAGATCTGCCTCGCCCAGGTCGAGCTCGGGCTGGTGGCGTCATGA
- a CDS encoding EamA family transporter encodes MVAKRTPARPLLLVLTAIISVQFGGALAATLVPQIGAGGSVTLRLLFATGILWAIARPRVRGHSRAAWLTVLAFGCALGLMNLAFYASLAHLHIGVAVTVEFLGPLTLATVLSRRPRDLAAVGAAAVGVLLISQALNTPLAHLEWTGLGLAALAGACWAAYILASGRAGREFPQLEGLALAMAVAFVVTLPFGVSSAPSWSTESVAKGLGIAVLSSVLPYSLELAALRHLSPGVFGILLSLEPAAAALAGLVVLGQRLTPLQLTGMGLVVLASTLVMGAGQPKDPAASGG; translated from the coding sequence ATGGTGGCGAAGCGAACTCCGGCACGACCGCTGCTCCTCGTGCTCACCGCCATCATCTCGGTGCAGTTCGGGGGCGCACTGGCCGCCACCCTGGTCCCCCAGATCGGCGCCGGAGGGTCCGTCACGCTCCGTCTCCTGTTCGCCACGGGCATCCTCTGGGCGATCGCTCGTCCTCGGGTGCGCGGGCACAGCCGCGCGGCTTGGCTGACCGTGCTCGCGTTCGGCTGCGCCCTCGGACTGATGAACCTCGCGTTCTACGCCTCGCTGGCACACCTGCACATCGGCGTCGCGGTGACCGTGGAGTTCCTCGGCCCGCTCACGCTGGCGACAGTCCTGTCCCGCCGGCCGCGAGACCTCGCGGCCGTGGGTGCGGCCGCTGTGGGGGTGCTGCTCATCTCCCAGGCTCTCAACACGCCGCTCGCCCACCTGGAGTGGACCGGGCTGGGGCTGGCCGCGCTCGCGGGAGCCTGCTGGGCGGCCTACATCCTCGCCAGTGGTCGAGCGGGCCGCGAGTTCCCCCAGCTCGAGGGACTTGCGCTCGCGATGGCCGTCGCCTTCGTCGTGACCCTGCCGTTCGGCGTCTCGAGCGCCCCCTCCTGGTCCACCGAGTCGGTGGCCAAGGGGCTGGGCATTGCCGTCCTGTCCTCCGTGCTCCCCTACTCGCTCGAGCTAGCCGCCCTGCGACACCTGAGCCCCGGAGTCTTCGGCATCCTGCTCAGCCTCGAGCCGGCGGCGGCTGCTCTGGCCGGCCTGGTCGTGCTCGGCCAACGCCTGACGCCCCTGCAGCTGACCGGGATGGGCCTCGTCGTGCTGGCCAGCACGCTGGTGATGGGCGCAGGCCAGCCCAAGGACCCTGCCGCGTCAGGAGGGTGA
- a CDS encoding YidH family protein: MADDRKPPGVYGVGEEPDPRFSLANERTALAWMRTALALVGGGVAIVSLASLSTLPSWAALVGAAACLGGAVLAVRAVTAWARVEVALRLRQPLPAPRALVALAGGVVVLGAFTLVLAFVEIARK; encoded by the coding sequence GTGGCTGACGACCGGAAGCCGCCGGGCGTCTACGGCGTCGGCGAAGAGCCGGACCCCCGCTTCTCGCTCGCCAACGAGCGGACAGCCCTGGCCTGGATGCGCACCGCCCTGGCACTTGTCGGTGGCGGTGTGGCGATCGTGTCGCTGGCCAGCCTCTCGACCCTGCCCTCCTGGGCCGCGCTGGTCGGCGCCGCCGCGTGCCTGGGCGGTGCCGTGTTGGCCGTCCGGGCCGTGACGGCCTGGGCGCGCGTCGAGGTCGCCCTGCGGCTGCGCCAACCACTCCCTGCACCGCGGGCCCTGGTGGCTCTCGCCGGTGGGGTGGTCGTCCTGGGTGCCTTCACCCTGGTCCTGGCCTTCGTGGAGATCGCCCGGAAGTGA
- the coaE gene encoding dephospho-CoA kinase: MLRVGLTGGIGSGKSTVAQRFSELGAVVIDADRLAREVVAAGSPGLEAVVARFGEGVLDDAGALNRAALGAVVFADEQARRDLEGITHPLIARRTAELVAAAPDDAIVVHDVPLLVEKDYGPGYHLVLVVGADEQTRTKRLTRTRGMTESDARSRIAAQATDPQRRTAADVWLQNDGAKDDLLAAVDDLWHARLVPFEDNVRRGIRAPRAEELVLVPHDPTWSAQANRLLARLRLAFGDALVTADHVGSTAVPGLLAKDVIDLQVGVRSLADADDPGLVERLTRAGFPRPGGQWADNGKDGTAWPKRFHGTADPGRPANLHVREVASPGWRWALMFRDWLRAEPGASEEYAGLKGRLAATGLTSSEYADAKEPWFDGIHDSAEDWALRTGWEPSGG; encoded by the coding sequence ATGTTGCGCGTCGGCCTCACGGGGGGCATCGGGTCGGGGAAATCGACTGTCGCGCAACGGTTCTCGGAGCTCGGGGCGGTGGTCATCGACGCCGACCGACTGGCCCGTGAGGTGGTTGCAGCCGGGAGCCCGGGCCTCGAGGCAGTCGTGGCGAGGTTCGGCGAGGGTGTCCTCGATGACGCGGGAGCCCTCAACCGGGCCGCCCTGGGGGCCGTCGTGTTCGCGGACGAACAGGCGCGTCGCGACCTGGAGGGCATCACCCACCCGCTCATCGCGCGCCGCACCGCCGAGCTCGTGGCGGCCGCCCCGGACGACGCGATCGTGGTGCACGACGTCCCACTGCTCGTGGAGAAGGACTACGGCCCCGGGTACCACCTCGTGCTGGTCGTGGGGGCTGACGAGCAGACTCGGACCAAGCGGCTGACGCGCACCCGGGGGATGACCGAGAGCGACGCGCGCAGCCGGATCGCGGCCCAGGCCACGGACCCCCAGCGCCGGACCGCCGCCGACGTGTGGCTCCAGAACGACGGCGCCAAGGACGACCTGCTCGCCGCGGTCGACGACCTGTGGCACGCGCGACTCGTGCCGTTCGAGGACAACGTCCGTCGCGGCATACGCGCGCCGAGGGCCGAGGAGCTCGTGCTGGTCCCGCACGACCCGACCTGGTCGGCGCAGGCGAACCGGCTCCTGGCCCGACTGCGGCTGGCCTTCGGCGATGCGCTCGTGACGGCCGACCACGTCGGCAGCACGGCGGTCCCAGGACTCCTCGCCAAGGACGTCATCGACCTGCAGGTCGGCGTCCGGTCACTCGCGGACGCGGACGACCCGGGCCTCGTCGAGCGCCTGACCAGAGCTGGCTTCCCCCGACCGGGCGGGCAGTGGGCCGACAACGGCAAGGACGGGACGGCGTGGCCGAAGCGGTTCCACGGCACCGCCGACCCCGGCAGGCCGGCGAACCTCCACGTCCGGGAGGTGGCCAGCCCCGGCTGGCGGTGGGCGCTCATGTTCCGTGACTGGCTGCGGGCTGAGCCCGGGGCCAGCGAGGAGTATGCCGGGCTGAAGGGCCGCCTCGCCGCCACCGGTCTGACCTCGAGCGAGTACGCCGACGCCAAGGAGCCCTGGTTCGACGGCATCCATGACAGCGCCGAGGACTGGGCCCTCCGGACCGGGTGGGAGCCCTCAGGTGGCTGA
- a CDS encoding TerC family protein: MQVPTWVWYLTVGLMAAVLLFDVVIIARRPHVPSTKEVSVALAFYIGAAVVFGLGVWWFTHDQAGAKFMTEYYAGWLTEYSLSVDNLFIFLLIMARFGVPEKLQQSALLIGIIIAIVLRGIFIAVGAAAINQFSWVFYIFGAFLIYTAVKLAKEGEGSDDDYEENRFMKLVERRFPATDQYAGAKLFTRLDGRKLATPMFIVIMALGTTDLLFALDSIPAIYGLTKEPYLVLTANLFALMGLRQLYFLIGGLLRKLVYLSLGLAVLLAFIGVKLVLHALHENELPFINGGEHVTAAPDIPISVSLGAIVVILGVTTVASLRKSRRDERERLSPS, translated from the coding sequence ATGCAGGTCCCGACCTGGGTCTGGTACCTCACCGTCGGCCTCATGGCCGCGGTCCTCCTCTTCGACGTCGTCATCATCGCGCGACGCCCGCACGTCCCGTCGACGAAGGAGGTCAGCGTCGCGCTGGCCTTCTACATCGGCGCGGCGGTGGTGTTCGGCCTCGGCGTGTGGTGGTTCACCCACGACCAGGCCGGCGCGAAGTTCATGACCGAGTACTACGCGGGGTGGCTGACCGAGTACTCACTGTCCGTCGACAACCTGTTCATCTTCCTGCTCATCATGGCCAGGTTCGGCGTCCCGGAGAAGCTCCAGCAGTCGGCCCTGCTGATCGGGATCATCATCGCCATCGTCCTGCGGGGCATCTTCATCGCCGTCGGCGCCGCCGCGATCAACCAGTTCTCCTGGGTCTTCTACATCTTCGGCGCCTTCCTCATCTACACGGCCGTCAAGCTCGCCAAGGAGGGTGAGGGCAGCGACGACGACTACGAGGAGAACCGCTTCATGAAGCTCGTCGAGCGTCGGTTCCCGGCGACCGACCAGTACGCCGGCGCGAAGCTGTTCACCCGCCTCGACGGCCGGAAGCTGGCGACCCCCATGTTCATCGTGATCATGGCGCTGGGCACCACGGACCTGCTGTTCGCCCTCGACTCGATCCCAGCGATCTACGGCCTCACCAAGGAGCCCTACCTGGTGCTCACGGCCAACCTGTTCGCCCTGATGGGCCTGCGGCAGCTGTACTTCCTCATCGGCGGCCTGCTCAGGAAGCTCGTCTACCTCAGCCTGGGTCTGGCTGTCCTGCTCGCCTTCATCGGGGTCAAGCTGGTGCTGCACGCGCTGCACGAGAACGAGCTGCCGTTCATCAACGGCGGCGAGCACGTGACCGCCGCCCCCGACATCCCGATCTCGGTCTCGCTCGGTGCGATCGTCGTCATCCTCGGCGTCACGACGGTCGCGAGCCTGCGCAAGTCGCGCAGGGACGAGCGCGAGCGGCTCTCACCCTCCTGA
- a CDS encoding DUF202 domain-containing protein: MSPIPQRDALQPERTALAWQRTAITAMVVLVPLVLVTLKLRQPVLTALGAGAMVASVALVVSVHRRFGQLGDDSRGYSPHPPMLGVALVTVLGGLGGVTLGLTLWLR; encoded by the coding sequence GTGAGCCCGATACCCCAGCGGGACGCCCTGCAACCGGAACGCACCGCGCTGGCCTGGCAGCGGACGGCCATCACCGCGATGGTCGTCCTGGTCCCCTTGGTGCTGGTGACCCTGAAGCTCCGGCAGCCTGTCCTGACCGCTCTGGGGGCGGGTGCGATGGTCGCGAGCGTCGCCCTCGTCGTCTCGGTGCACCGCCGGTTCGGTCAGCTCGGCGATGACAGCCGTGGCTACTCGCCCCACCCGCCGATGCTCGGCGTGGCCCTCGTGACCGTGCTCGGCGGCCTGGGGGGAGTGACGTTGGGGCTCACCCTCTGGCTGCGCTGA
- a CDS encoding PPOX class F420-dependent oxidoreductase, with amino-acid sequence MARTIATNTTVDLEGLLDFVRPRHQMVVITTRSDGRPQASPVTGGVDQDGRIVISSYPERAKTSNARQRPEVSVLVLSDDFGGAWVQVDGDCEVIDAPDSVEPLVDYFRCISGEHPDWDEYRQAMLDQGKSILRLTPTRWSPIATGGFPARLAD; translated from the coding sequence ATGGCACGGACCATCGCGACGAACACCACGGTCGACCTCGAGGGACTGCTGGACTTCGTCCGGCCCCGTCACCAGATGGTCGTGATCACCACCCGCTCGGACGGCCGGCCACAGGCGTCCCCGGTGACCGGGGGAGTCGACCAGGATGGCCGGATCGTCATCTCCTCCTACCCCGAGCGGGCCAAGACCAGCAACGCCCGCCAGCGTCCCGAGGTCAGCGTCCTGGTGCTGTCCGACGACTTCGGTGGGGCGTGGGTGCAGGTCGACGGGGACTGCGAGGTCATCGACGCCCCTGACTCGGTCGAGCCCCTCGTCGACTACTTCCGCTGCATCTCGGGGGAGCACCCCGACTGGGACGAGTACCGCCAGGCGATGCTCGACCAGGGCAAGTCGATCCTGCGGCTGACGCCCACCCGCTGGTCCCCGATCGCCACCGGGGGCTTCCCCGCCCGTCTCGCGGACTGA
- the uvrB gene encoding excinuclease ABC subunit UvrB: MRPTTDLQRTVAPFQVVSEFSPAGDQPAAIAELATRIRAGEKNTVLLGATGTGKSATTAWLIEQVQRPTLVMAPNKTLAAQLANEFRELLPNNAVEYFVSYYDYYQPEAYIPQTDTYIEKDSSINDEVERLRHSATNSLLTRRDVIVVASVSCIYGLGTPQEYVDRMARLRVGQEVNRDDLLRRFVQMQYTRNDLAFTRGTFRVRGDTVEIIPVYEELAVRIEFFGDEIERIYTLHPVSGEIMREEQEMYVFPATHYVAGPERMERAIRGIELELADQLAAFEKQGKLLEAQRLRMRTTYDVEMMRQVGSCSGIENYSMHIDGRARGTAPNTLLDYFPEDFLLVIDESHVTVPQIGAMYEGDMSRKRQLVDHGFRLPSAMDNRPLRWEEFLDRIDQTVYLSATPGPYELAQSEGVVQQIIRPTGLVDPEVILKPTKGQIDDLLHEIGERTKVNERVLVTTLTKKMAEDLTDYLLDKGVRVRYLHSEVDTLRRVELLRELRMGEYDVLVGINLLREGLDLPEVSLVSILDADKEGFLRSARSLIQTIGRAARNVSGQVHMYADKITPSMQEAIEETQRRREIQIAYNREAGVDPQPLRKKIADITDLLQREDADTEALIGSGRSQSRGKGGGRGGRGTVQADAGVATDRLRNLPANDLANLIQELSAQMHQAAADLHFELAARLRDEIGDLKKELRQMSEATK; the protein is encoded by the coding sequence ATGCGTCCCACGACAGACCTGCAGCGCACGGTCGCTCCGTTCCAGGTCGTCTCCGAGTTCTCGCCCGCGGGGGACCAGCCCGCGGCCATCGCCGAGCTCGCCACCCGGATCAGGGCAGGGGAGAAGAACACCGTGCTGCTCGGCGCCACGGGCACCGGCAAGTCGGCGACGACGGCCTGGCTGATCGAGCAGGTGCAGCGGCCGACCCTGGTGATGGCACCGAACAAGACGCTGGCCGCCCAGCTGGCCAACGAGTTCCGCGAGCTGCTGCCCAACAACGCGGTCGAGTACTTCGTCTCCTACTACGACTACTACCAGCCCGAGGCATACATCCCGCAGACGGACACCTACATCGAGAAGGACTCCTCGATCAACGACGAGGTCGAGCGTCTGCGCCACAGCGCGACCAACTCGCTGCTGACGCGTCGCGACGTCATCGTCGTCGCGTCCGTGTCCTGCATCTACGGTCTCGGCACACCACAGGAGTACGTCGACCGGATGGCCCGCCTGCGGGTGGGGCAGGAGGTCAACCGCGACGACCTGCTCCGCCGCTTCGTCCAGATGCAGTACACCCGCAACGACCTGGCGTTCACCCGGGGGACGTTCCGCGTCCGCGGCGACACCGTCGAGATCATCCCCGTCTACGAGGAACTCGCGGTCCGCATCGAGTTCTTCGGCGACGAGATCGAGCGGATCTACACCCTGCACCCCGTCAGTGGCGAGATCATGCGCGAGGAGCAGGAGATGTACGTCTTCCCGGCGACGCACTACGTCGCCGGTCCGGAGCGGATGGAGCGGGCCATCCGCGGCATCGAGCTCGAGCTCGCCGACCAGCTCGCGGCGTTCGAGAAGCAGGGCAAGCTGCTCGAGGCCCAGCGGCTGCGGATGCGGACCACCTATGACGTCGAGATGATGCGCCAGGTCGGTTCGTGCTCCGGCATCGAGAACTACTCCATGCACATCGACGGCCGGGCTCGCGGGACCGCGCCGAACACCTTGCTGGACTACTTCCCCGAGGACTTCCTGCTGGTCATCGACGAGTCCCACGTCACGGTTCCCCAGATCGGTGCCATGTACGAGGGCGACATGTCGCGCAAGCGGCAGCTGGTCGACCACGGCTTCCGGCTCCCCTCGGCCATGGACAACCGCCCGCTGCGCTGGGAGGAGTTCCTCGACCGCATCGACCAGACCGTCTACCTCTCGGCCACACCGGGTCCCTACGAGCTGGCGCAGAGCGAGGGAGTCGTCCAGCAGATCATCCGGCCGACCGGGCTCGTCGACCCCGAGGTCATCCTCAAGCCCACCAAGGGCCAGATCGACGACCTGCTCCACGAGATCGGGGAGCGCACCAAGGTCAACGAGCGCGTCCTGGTCACGACGTTGACCAAGAAGATGGCCGAGGACCTCACCGACTACCTCCTCGACAAGGGCGTGCGGGTTCGCTACCTGCACAGCGAGGTGGACACTCTTCGACGCGTGGAGCTGCTCCGAGAGCTGCGGATGGGCGAGTACGACGTCCTCGTCGGGATCAACCTGCTGCGCGAGGGCCTGGACCTCCCGGAGGTCTCGCTGGTGAGCATCCTCGACGCCGACAAGGAAGGCTTCCTGCGCTCGGCCAGGTCGCTCATCCAGACCATCGGGCGCGCCGCGCGCAACGTGTCGGGTCAGGTGCACATGTACGCCGACAAGATCACTCCGTCCATGCAGGAGGCCATCGAGGAGACCCAGCGCCGCCGCGAGATCCAGATCGCCTACAACCGCGAAGCGGGGGTCGACCCCCAGCCGCTGCGCAAGAAGATCGCCGACATCACCGACCTGCTCCAGCGCGAGGACGCCGACACCGAGGCCCTGATCGGCTCGGGGCGCAGCCAGTCGCGGGGCAAGGGCGGTGGCCGCGGCGGCCGAGGGACCGTCCAGGCCGATGCCGGAGTGGCCACAGACCGCCTGCGCAACCTTCCGGCCAACGACCTGGCCAACCTGATCCAGGAGCTGTCCGCCCAGATGCACCAGGCAGCGGCAGACCTGCACTTCGAGCTGGCCGCCAGGCTGCGTGACGAGATCGGCGACCTGAAGAAGGAGCTCCGGCAGATGTCCGAGGCGACCAAGTGA